A single Ptiloglossa arizonensis isolate GNS036 chromosome 2, iyPtiAriz1_principal, whole genome shotgun sequence DNA region contains:
- the LOC143143748 gene encoding uncharacterized protein LOC143143748 → MSNYDAWNELETNDTRLSMEWTRDKTLELLREYQQRRVLWDWNARGYRDRAKRKRAIQELAEILCCNTLEIEKKITNLKCQYSREVHKIQNSRDAATGPDDVYVSKWFAFKAMQFLQFGTRRYSKRKKKVEEESPKLQEEYIVSDIDPESITFIDCNEETNGSGTGSFNASLSEDAEESSSSSLKALKLYNGSLQDHNSPIGDLDESGQTNLEVASNERKRTKEEFAKFAESIAVQLAEIPDSYSRSVAKLRINQILFEAEIGVYAQTRR, encoded by the exons ATGTCTAACTACGACGCCTGGAACGagctagaaacgaacgacacGCGCCTCAGCATGGAATGGACTCGCGACAAGACCCTTGAGCTACTGCGCGAGTATCAACAAAGACGCGTCCTCTGGGATTGGAACGCCCGTGGTTATCGGGACAGAGCGAAACGTAAACGCGCCATCCAGGAACTCGCCGAGATACTCTGCTGCAACACCCTCGAGATCGAGAAAAAGATCACGAATCTCAAGTGCCAATACTCGAGGGAGGTGCACAAGATACAGAATAGCCGCGACGCTGCCACCGGCCCCGACGATGTTTACGTGTCCAAGTGGTTCGCGTTTAAGGCGATGCAGTTTCTTCAATTCGGCACACGCAGATACAGCAAACGAAAGAAG AAAGTCGAGGAGGAATCGCCGAAGTTGCAAGAGGAGTACATAGTGAGTGACATCGATCCCGAGAGCATAACGTTTATAGACtgtaacgaggaaacgaacggcTCGGGAACTGGTTCCTTCAACGCCTCGTTGAGCGAAGACGCCGaggagtcgtcgtcgtcgagtctGAAGGCGTTGAAGCTCTACAACGGCTCGTTGCAGGATCACAATAGCCCGATCGGTGATCTGGACGAGTCTGGCCAAACGAACCTCGAGGTGGCGTCGAACGAACGGAAGCGAACGAAAGAGGAGTTCGCTAAATTCGCCGAGAGCATCGCTGTCCAATTGGCGGAGATCCCGGATTCGTACTCAAGGTCCGTCGCGAAGCTCAGGATTAATCAAATACTTTTCGAAGCGGAGATCGGCGTTTACGCGCAAACGCGTCGTTAA